One part of the Torulaspora delbrueckii CBS 1146 chromosome 8, complete genome genome encodes these proteins:
- the CSA1 gene encoding Csa1p (similar to Saccharomyces cerevisiae NBP1 (YLR457C) and YPR174C; ancestral locus Anc_7.531), which yields MLESMKRYLGDVLGNDPRKREYGDLEDVRRERQERSPIRDRSRARVGPRSKNRPTANFAGNGSRRMLRKERMARSNGIVKKKPPVRDNSGGLKSIWRSLKTVFSSEDQDLDLMQRACSNVTSMIPSKNKISGPEERRQLKERIARSEAFKRKVLQVKYDDKMLQELRRGRSRQRSEDPVGSNLTDDQVTLLQKKITHLETRLKNALEDLQITQKRLKFAKEKNTLLESLLDDANIDREYVKSRRDIKNIQRDNLKPDTELPPSPRRTVNPLFTSSPMRNIATREEPASSTTDFYNKYPKIPETETLANNQRSDSLSPIRIDYSKYSI from the coding sequence ATGCTGGAGTCTATGAAGAGATATCTGGGTGATGTTTTGGGGAATGACCCAAGAAAGAGGGAATATGGTGATTTAGAAGATGTAAGGCGTGAGAGACAGGAGAGAAGTCCAATAAGGGATAGAAGTAGGGCCCGTGTAGGCCCCAGAAGTAAGAATAGACCTACTGCTAACTTTGCGGGCAATGGTAGCAGGAGAATGCTGAGAAAAGAGAGAATGGCGAGATCTAATGGTATCGTTAAGAAGAAACCGCCGGTTCGGGATAACTCTGGTGGGCTCAAATCGATATGGAGATCCTTGAAGACAGTCTTCTCTAGCGAAGATCAAGACTTGGATCTCATGCAAAGAGCATGCAGCAATGTCACTTCTATGATCCCctcaaagaacaaaatatCGGGACCTGAAGAACGGAGGCAATTGAAGGAGAGAATTGCCAGAAGCGAGGCATTTAAGAGGAAAGTGCTCCAAGTAAAATACGATGATAAGATGCTGCAAGAACTAAGACGCGGCAGGTCTCGTCAGAGATCAGAAGATCCCGTAGGGTCCAACTTAACAGACGACCAGGTCACACTGTtgcagaagaagataacTCACTTGGAAACTCGACTCAAGAACGCCTTGGAAgaccttcaaatcaccCAGAAGAGACTaaaatttgcaaaggaAAAGAATACTTTACTAGAGTCCCTACTGGACGACGCAAACATCGACCGAGAGTACGtgaaatcaagaagagacatCAAGAACATACAGCGGGATAACTTAAAGCCTGATACTGAACTACCTCCATCACCAAGACGCACCGTTAACCCGTTATTCACCTCCAGCCCTATGCGGAACATCGCTACTAGGGAAGAGCCGGCCTCGTCAACCACCGATTTCTACAACAAGTATCCTAAGATCCCAGAGACCGAGACACTGGCCAATAACCAGAGGAGCGACTCACTATCGCCCATTAGAATCGACTATTCGAAGTATTCAATATGA
- the VPS4 gene encoding AAA family ATPase VPS4 (similar to Saccharomyces cerevisiae VPS4 (YPR173C); ancestral locus Anc_7.530): MSTGDFLTKGIELIQKAIDLDTATQYEDAYTAYYNGLDYLMLALKYEKNAKSKELIRAKFTEYLNRAEQLKQHLETEEENKKKGSEASSTDGGSKGGAKKLSDDDNSEDSKKLRGALSSAILTEKPNVKWEDIAGLEGAKDALKEAVILPVKFPHLFKGNRKPTSGILLYGPPGTGKSYLAKAVATEANSTFFSISSSDLVSKWMGESERLVKQLFAMARENKPSIIFIDEVDALTGQRGEGESEASRRIKTELLVQMNGVGTDSDGVLVLGATNIPWQLDSAIRRRFEKRIYIPLPDLTARTKMFEINVGETPCALNKEDYRTLGQMTDGYSGSDIAVAVKDALMQPIRKIQMATHFKDISEDPNQKKLIPCSPGDEDAVELSWTDIEADELQEPELTIKDFLKAIKTTRPTVNEEDLRKQEEFTNDFGQEGN; encoded by the coding sequence ATGAGCACTGGCGATTTTTTGACCAAGGGGATCGAGCTTATCCAAAAAGCCATAGATTTGGACACTGCTACGCAGTATGAGGATGCATACACTGCTTACTATAACGGATTGGATTATTTGATGCTGGCATTGAAGTATGAAAAGAATGCAAAGtcgaaagaattgatcagaGCCAAGTTTACTGAGTATTTGAACCGAGCAGAACAATTAAAACAACACCTTGAAACTGAGGAAgagaataagaagaaaggGAGTGAGGCTAGTAGTACTGATGGTGGTAGTAAGGGAGGCGCGAAGAAGTTGTCGGACGATGACAATTCTGAGGATAGCAAGAAACTTAGAGGAGCGCTTTCGAGTGCTATCTTAACCGAGAAGCCCAACGTGAAGTGGGAGGATATAGCGGGCCTGGAAGGTGCCAaggatgctttgaaagaagctgtgATACTGCCTGTCAAGTTTCCACATCTTTTCAAGGGTAATCGTAAACCAACGTCGGGAATCTTACTCTATGGACCTCCGGGTACCGGTAAGTCCTACTTGGCCAAGGCTGTTGCTACAGAGGCAAATTCGACTTTTTTCAGTATTAGTTCCAGTGATCTGGTATCCAAATGGATGGGTGAGTCGGAGAGACTTGTCAAACAGTTGTTTGCAATGGCCCGTGAGAACAAGCCCTCAATCAtattcatcgatgaagttgatgcATTGACAGGACAAAGAGGAGAAGGTGAAAGTGAAGCTAgtagaagaatcaagaCTGAATTGTTGGTCCAAATGAACGGTGTGGGGACTGATTCCGATGGGGTTTTGGTTCTGGGAGCTACTAATATCCCATGGCAATTAGATAGCGctatcagaagaagatttgaaaagagaatatACATTCCCCTTCCTGATCTTACTGCAAGAACTAAAATGTTTGAGATCAACGTCGGTGAGACACCGTGCGCTTTAAACAAGGAGGATTACAGAACCTTAGGTCAAATGACTGATGGCTATTCGGGAAGTGATATTGCAGTTGCAGTGAAAGATGCACTTATGCAACCAATcagaaaaattcaaatggctacacatttcaaagatataTCCGAAGACCCTaatcagaagaagctaaTTCCATGCTCGCCAGGAGACGAAGATGCTGTGGAGTTGAGTTGGACAGACATCGAAGCAGACGAGTTGCAAGAACCTGAGTTGACCATtaaagatttcttgaaagcgATCAAGACCACGAGGCCGACTgttaatgaagaagatcttcgtaagcaagaagaattcacTAACGATTTCGGACAAGAAGGTAATTGA
- the DPB2 gene encoding DNA polymerase epsilon noncatalytic subunit (similar to Saccharomyces cerevisiae DPB2 (YPR175W); ancestral locus Anc_7.532): MLNTGNVLPAKIQPPLLRPMAYRVLSKKYGLNIKSDGLATLAGFVGNMFGMNWKKDPDTLQFLERFALLWRQQERGLFVDDQGVRDVVNEMKERERATVSASLQQEPSKKSKSVTIDKMLNREIPASSPIRISTENDQILVENETIEDQIDNEVASDEEQLDWRNYFKVINSSEQAKYSYDPVKLQFTFTPVKKSTPSEEFRSLIKDRVPDINSNTSIFSNRFYLIRDRLLRNDSFQNADDFNPLSSIAAMQQDLNNGSGEISRAMSVTQIKNLLGRDGQNFLLLGLLSKNAKGGWSLEDPSGCIEIDISQAYPTKGLYYVPGCVVLAEGIYFTVGHKFHVSSVTHPPGERRENTLEAIGNLDLLGLHGQASSNYVARLDKELKIRLHLLEKELTDHRFIILGGVFILGWNLIPWKHSSKVLTTISDDPPTAIILHGSFTAVPVHASMSSRNVSSTTLYQSIFDDLADLISSFDEIAQNSTFVFVPGINDPWGSTVSMGSAHAWPQQPVPSRFTQKLKRVCKDVIWASNPTRLAYLSQEIVVVRDDITDRLKRHSIAFPMEELTQGIKLMEPKSDDATSISQLVKENDQLPTRIRESRKLVKTILDQGHLSPFVTSVRPLVWNQDNALTLHPVPSTLIFCDTTAPYFDVTYNGCKTINPGKFITGRRARYLEYNLSQKKASLEELYF, from the coding sequence ATGCTAAACACCGGGAATGTGCTGCCTGCGAAGATTCAACCACCTCTTCTGAGGCCAATGGCATACCGTGTGTTGTCGAAGAAGTATGGCCTCAATATCAAGTCCGATGGTCTTGCAACTTTGGCAGGGTTTGTGGGTAATATGTTTGGTatgaattggaagaaagatcCAGATACTCTGCAGTTCTTGGAGAGATTTGCCTTACTTTGGAGACAGCAAGAAAGAGGGCTATTTGTCGATGACCAAGGTGTGAGAGATGTAGTTAACGAGATGAAAGAACGTGAGAGGGCCACTGTTTCAGCTTCTTTACAACAAGAGCCTTCCAAAAAGTCCAAAAGTGTTACCATTGATAAAATGTTGAACCGAGAGATACCGGCATCGTCACCAATACGCATTTCCACAGaaaatgatcaaattctAGTAGAAAATGAGACTATTGAGGATCAAATAGATAATGAGGTGGCTTCCGATGAGGAGCAACTCGATTGGAGGAATTACTTCAAAGTCATAAATTCTTCAGAGCAGGCAAAATATTCTTATGACCCAGTTAAATTACAGTTCACATTCACTCCTGTGAAGAAAAGTACACCTTCCGAAGAATTTAGATCTCTTATTAAGGATCGAGTCCCTGACATTAATTCTAATACATCTATCTTCTCTAATAGATTCTATTTGATTAGAGACAGGCTTCTAAGAAATGATAGTTTCCAAAACGCCGATGATTTTAATCCATTATCGTCAATAGCTGCTATGCAACAGGATTTGAATAATGGGTCTGGTGAAATATCGAGAGCTATGTCTGTAACTcagatcaaaaatctgCTGGGACGTGACGGCCAAAACTTCTTGCTGCTAGGGCTGTTGAGCAAAAATGCGAAAGGCGGTTGGTCACTTGAAGATCCTTCTGGATGTATAGAGATAGATATATCTCAGGCCTACCCAACCAAAGGTCTGTACTACGTACCAGGATGTGTTGTACTTGCCGAAGGCATCTACTTCACGGTGGGTCATAAGTTTCACGTTTCTTCCGTTACTCATCCACCTGgtgaaagaagagagaacACTTTAGAAGCAATTGGTAACCTTGATCTATTGGGCCTACATGGGCAGGCAAGCTCTAATTATGTAGCCAGGCTTGATAAAGAGTTAAAGATAAggcttcatcttcttgaaaaggaattgaCTGATCACCGATTCATTATTTTAGGTGGAGTATTTATTCTTGGATGGAACTTGATACCTTGGAAGCACTCAAGTAAAGTTTTGACGACAATTAGTGATGATCCGCCTACGGCTATTATTCTTCATGGTTCTTTCACTGCTGTGCCTGTGCATGCTTCCATGAGTAGTAGAAATGTTAGTTCCACCACTCTATATCAGAGTATTTTTGATGATCTGGCTGATCTCATATCGAGCTTCGATGAGATCGCTCAAAACTCCACCTTCGTATTTGTACCGGGAATTAATGATCCTTGGGGTTCCACAGTCTCTATGGGATCTGCACATGCTTGGCCACAACAACCAGTACCTTCTCGCTTCACTCAAAAATTAAAGAGAGTATGCAAAGATGTGATCTGGGCCTCGAACCCTACCAGATTGGCCTACCTCTCACAGGAAATAGTTGTTGTACGGGACGATATTACCGACAGACTCAAGAGACATAGTATCGCCTTTCCGATGGAAGAGCTTACTCAAGGAATTAAACTAATGGAACCTAAAAGTGATGATGCAACGTCAATAAGCCAGTTGGTCAAGGAAAACGACCAGCTTCCAACTAGGATACGAGAATCACGTAAATTGGTAAAGACCATTTTGGATCAAGGTCACTTGTCACCATTTGTCACTTCAGTTCGACCACTCGTATGGAACCAAGACAATGCTTTAACCTTGCATCCCGTGCCCTCTACTCTAATATTTTGTGATACGACGGCTCCGTACTTTGATGTGACCTACAATGGTTGCAAGACAATAAATCCAGGAAAGTTCATAACAGGAAGACGTGCGAGATACCTCGAATATAATCTTTCACAGAAAAAAGCATCATTGGAGGAACTCTACTTTTAG
- the TDEL0H00420 gene encoding pyridoxal 5'-phosphate synthase (similar to Saccharomyces cerevisiae YLR456W and YPR172W; ancestral locus Anc_7.529), with amino-acid sequence MPLVGKFPDHLIDLIKTSKYVHVATASKEGIPSVSLMNYIYVPSSDTYAESDKSDDYIVFATLDNTEKYENILVNPTVSLLFHDWVTAKNLSLRKHSLSETPATDPSQATTTGVPQSSKLLNLLQELNQAELFQMSATIRGHGTIINPTSEESKHYKDLLLRANPDAHCFILSDKTVIVKVKIESAKVTDNENNTSIYK; translated from the coding sequence ATGCCACTAGTAGGAAAGTTTCCAGACCATCTGatcgatttgatcaaaacTTCCAAGTATGTTCATGTGGCAACTGCCTCCAAGGAGGGCATTCCATCTGTGTCCTTGATGAACTACATTTATGTTCCCAGCAGTGATACTTATGCTGAGAGCGACAAATCTGATGACTATATTGTGTTTGCAACTTTGGATAATACTGAGAAGTATGAGAATATCTTGGTCAACCCTACAGTGTCGCTGTTGTTCCACGACTGGGTCACCGCTAAGAATTTGTCGTTGAGGAAGCACAGTTTGTCTGAGACTCCAGCCACCGATCCATCACAGGCCACTACAACGGGTGTGCCTCAGTCGAGTAAGCTGCTGAACCTGTTGCAAGAGCTGAACCAAGCTGAATTATTTCAAATGAGTGCCACCATTAGGGGACATGGTACTATAATCAATCCAACTAGTGAAGAATCGAAGCATTACAAAGATTTGCTGCTAAGAGCCAACCCAGATGCTCATTGCTTTATCTTGAGCGACAAGACTGTAATTGTTAAGGTCAAGATTGAAAGTGCCAAGGTCACGGACAATGAAAATAACACAAGTATTTACAAATGA
- the PDP3 gene encoding Pdp3p (similar to Saccharomyces cerevisiae YLR455W; ancestral locus Anc_7.528) has protein sequence MAKGLKTGDLVLCKVGSFPPWPAVVYPQRLLRKDVYRKRRPNCVAVCFFNDPTYYWEQPHRLTTLESSVIETFLSQNGRGKSQQDLVEAYRQAQDFGSLNDFIVNRAMEEDRMDELKRGMGKEHIESGEDPFQSKDITKKVKSTPSPSSSASPTLKSRRKRLRDSEDGNIHEDSDEDKATRKAHYKRKQAHVDGHRDKNHGLDPSRKIEISLLFRRKLQKNLVQREDLPTDAEIAESHKMLSRILENLDNDPPYFDIEALRQSKLHKLLKVIVNDPDLEEFHPASKQILVNWSDYIAELKAEKALQEGQDIN, from the coding sequence atggCGAAAGGCCTTAAAACTGGTGATCTAGTTTTGTGTAAAGTGGGTTCCTTCCCACCTTGGCCAGCAGTCGTATACCCCCAGAGACTACTCCGAAAGGATGTGTACCGTAAGAGAAGGCCAAATTGCGTTGCCGTGTGTTTTTTCAACGATCCTACGTATTATTGGGAACAACCACATAGGTTAACAACATTGGAATCATCAGTTATTGAAACGTTCCTGTCGCAAAATGGGAGAGGCAAGAGTCAGCAGGATCTGGTGGAAGCTTATCGACAGGCGCAAGATTTCGGGAGTTTGAACGATTTCATAGTGAATCGAGccatggaagaagataggATGGACGAGTTAAAGCGTGGGATGGGTAAAGAACATATCGAATCCGGCGAGGATCCGTTTCAAAGCAAAGATATTACGAAAAAGGTTAAATCTACTCCCTCACCGTCTTCATCAGCTTCACCGACTTTAAAAAGCAGACGCAAGCGTTTGCGAGATAGTGAGGACGGTAACATACATGAAGATAGTGATGAGGATAAAGCAACACGAAAGGCACATTATAAACGGAAGCAGGCCCATGTAGATGGCCATCGAGATAAAAATCACGGACTGGATCCATCTCGAAAGATCGAAATATCGTTATTATTCAGAAGGAAGCTACAAAAGAACCTAGTACAGCGTGAAGACCTTCCCACGGACGCAGAGATAGCAGAGTCCCACAAGATGTTAAGTAGGATTCTCGAAAACCTGGATAACGACCCGCCATACTTTGACATTGAAGCACTACGACAAAGCAAACTCCACAAGCTACTGAAGGTCATAGTCAATGATCCAGACCTAGAAGAGTTTCACCCTGCATCAAAACAGATTCTCGTGAACTGGTCTGATTATATAGCCGAATTGAAGGCAGAAAAGGCTTTGCAAGAAGGCCAGGATATCAACTAG
- the BET2 gene encoding Rab geranylgeranyltransferase BET2 (similar to Saccharomyces cerevisiae BET2 (YPR176C); ancestral locus Anc_7.533) has protein sequence MVGELVLLKAKHIHYIEALDKKQESYEYWLTEHLRLNGVYWGLTALCLLDAKETFNKNEVIDFVMKCYVEATGGFAAFPRHDAHLLTTLSAVQILKTYDSLDVLSSSQLEKCVKFVKSNQLSDGSFQGDKFGEIDIRFVYTALSTLSILELLTPEVVDPAVNFILRCYNFDGGFGLYPGAESHAAWAFTSLGALAIVGRLNDLSENQINEIGWWLCERQVPEGGLNGRPGKLPDVCYSWWVLSSLALIDKLDWIDYDKLREYILKCQDEKGGISDRPDNEVDVFHTLFGIAGLSLMGFGNLIPVDPVYCMPVSVTKTIKKYPYN, from the coding sequence ATGGTTGGCGAGTTGGTTCTGCTAAAAGCCAAGCATATTCACTATATTGAAGCCCTCGATAAGAAGCAGGAGTCTTACGAGTATTGGCTGACTGAGCATTTGAGGTTGAATGGTGTATACTGGGGTTTGACCGCACTGTGTCTATTAGATGCCAAGGAAACGTTCAATAAGAATGAAGTTATTGACTTTGTCATGAAATGTTATGTGGAGGCTACTGGCGGTTTTGCAGCTTTCCCTAGACACGATGCCCATCTGTTGACCACGTTATCAGCCGTTCAGATCCTTAAGACCTACGATTCATTGGACGTCCTATCGTCATCtcaattggaaaaatgTGTAAAATTTGTCAAGAGTAATCAACTGAGTGATGGATCTTTCCAAGGTGATAAATTCGGCGAGATAGACATCAGGTTCGTCTATACAGCGCTAAGTACCCTATCGATTCTCGAGTTATTGACACCAGAAGTCGTCGATCCAGCAGTCAACTTCATATTGAGATGTTACAATTTTGATGGTGGATTTGGTTTATACCCGGGGGCAGAAAGCCATGCAGCATGGGCGTTTACTTCGCTTGGAGCACTAGCCATTGTAGGTCGATTAAATGATCTAAGTGAGAATCAGATAAACGAGATTGGGTGGTGGTTATGTGAACGACAAGTTCCAGAAGGCGGTCTCAATGGTCGTCCTGGTAAGTTGCCTGATGTTTGCTACAGTTGGTGGGTTTTGTCATCGCTTGCTTTAATCGATAAACTAGACTGGATTGATTACGATAAATTACGAGAATACATCTTGAAATGTCAAGACGAGAAGGGAGGAATAAGTGATAGGCCCGATAACGAGGTTGATGTCTTCCATACCTTGTTTGGTATTGCCGGTTTGAGTTTAATGGGATTTGGGAACTTGATACCAGTGGATCCCGTCTACTGCATGCCTGTATCAGTAACAAAaactatcaagaaatatcCTTATAATTAG
- the PRP4 gene encoding U4/U6-U5 snRNP complex subunit PRP4 (similar to Saccharomyces cerevisiae PRP4 (YPR178W); ancestral locus Anc_7.534), translated as MKPHNSITYEELEVRLDDKPNKDGFNVRESLQRFDFRKDPRINLVPTEDLEVRRTLLLLNEPESNDGEDVFTRRERLIELLLANKTYMEIFEGSLLKDNKIEEEDEEEDEDFFTPASEELKNARRFLVQYSTDRAKRRLHKERQEAIYFDISKEIKYRRTLAHQLENIGLLGSQIASSRPISSVKFSPDDKHLAVGSWDGGIKTISAGSLNIKSSVENAHTGKVGEVDWNSSGDLLATGGEDGLVKLFTVQSGELRQVADLQGHERRVAGCRFHPFGRYIASASFDNTWRLWDAETNHELLLQEGHGKEVFCLAFQSDGSLLCSAGLDCTGMIWDIRSGNCAMVLSGHTKPIYSVDWSPRGFEVATASGDGTVNIWDIRKTNQPQVLLAHNSIVSGIRFEKHNGKFLMSCGYDKNINVYSGDSWNKITILKGHTDKILALDLGTHDGSVVSAGWDRSVKSWNVDN; from the coding sequence ATGAAGCCTCACAATTCCATCACTTATGAGGAATTGGAAGTTCGTTTAGATGACAAGCCCAATAAGGACGGGTTCAATGTACGAGAAAGTCTCCAAAGGTTTGATTTCAGAAAGGATCCAAGAATTAATTTAGTACCAACTGAAGATTTAGAGGTTAGGAGAACACTTTTGTTGCTGAACGAGCCTGAGAGTAATGATGGGGAGGACGTGTTCACTAGGCGAGAGAGATTGATCGAGCTCCTGCTCGCCAATAAGACTTATATGGAGATCTTCGAGGGCTCATTGCTGAAGGATAACAAAAtagaggaagaagatgaagaagaagacgaggaTTTCTTCACACCAGCCAGtgaagagctcaaaaatGCAAGGAGATTTTTAGTACAGTATTCTACGGATCGAGCCAAGAGGAGACTGCATAAAGAAAGACAGGAAGCCATCTATTTTGATATCTCGAAAGAAATTAAGTACAGGCGAACGTTGGCCCATCAATTGGAGAACATTGGGCTACTCGGATCTCAAATTGCATCTTCACGCCCCATATCTTCCGTGAAGTTTTCTCCGGATGATAAGCACTTGGCTGTTGGAAGCTGGGATGGTGGCATAAAGACTATATCAGCTGGAAGTTTAAACATTAAAAGCTCAGTGGAGAATGCACATACCGGGAAAGTGGGAGAAGTGGACTGGAATAGCTCAGGCGACCTTCTTGCCACTGGAGGTGAGGACGGTTTGGTTAAGTTATTTACAGTTCAATCGGGAGAGCTTCGGCAAGTGGCAGACCTACAAGGCCATGAGAGACGGGTTGCAGGTTGCAGGTTCCATCCTTTTGGCAGATACATAGCTTCGGCATCTTTTGATAACACTTGGAGGCTTTGGGATGCGGAGACCAATCACGAATTACTTCTGCAAGAGGGTCATGGTAAGGAGGTGTTTTGTCTAGCTTTCCAATCTGATGGTTCTCTCCTATGTAGTGCAGGCTTGGACTGTACAGGTATGATATGGGATATTCGATCTGGTAACTGTGCTATGGTCCTATCAGGCCATACCAAACCAATTTACAGTGTTGACTGGTCTCCGAGAGGATTTGAAGTTGCGACTGCAAGTGGAGATGGTACTGTTAATATATGGGACATTAGGAAGACTAACCAACCCCAGGTGCTTCTGGCGCACAACAGTATCGTTTCTGGCATtcgatttgagaaacatAATGgtaagttcttgatgtcGTGCGGCTACGATAAGAACATAAACGTATACAGCGGTGACAGTTGGAATAAGATAACGATTTTGAAGGGTCATACTGACAAGATTTTGGCTCTGGATCTCGGTACGCATGATGGGTCTGTTGTAAGTGCAGGGTGGGACAGGTCGGTCAAGTCATGGAATGTAGATAACTGA
- the HDA3 gene encoding Hda3p (similar to Saccharomyces cerevisiae HDA3 (YPR179C); ancestral locus Anc_7.535), whose product MDLLKILDTKPVPAIVDARTLGIADDTSGDYWLPTTMSLYQKELTDQIVSLHYSDILRYFETNDYKEDVIVESMKTMCLNSAYVATHPCLLIDHCMPKSLITKDIPNHLAEMSGKFAALRDLINLVQEYETNTAIICRPGRTMDLLEALLLGNKVCIKRYDNHSVKSKQRPRSFPCTCHLFPSSGLKLDKNSFKASGIFDMLICLDPTVNTEQEEVDRILRHERNPKSEEAVAPIVRLVTINSVDHCELYFGRLYDKKSREFLESVTAAVVVLRDRVGTLPPDLRPIYSQNLRYLVEWLENPSISWPLPSVYRIKKYTPLDVERSLLTEVHYSQIEDELEAAFSNVRKRGRTKIEKEASQSAEINSYYLSKRLNKDYTTNPSKQDMAKLTGISTANKSSQAGYHLSSGMLTHRLIQSMGQTYVFLNNLMKEHNSYDRMNDIQEEHKSLLEKEVGTMDEKLSGAIGKQQENISKSEATDKSNLEKHQSIQRYEADMEILMNQLDSKRDRYSELKQLFLRHSDLQERINREKGFSLSKDAEKEYTSKECERADQSVKESANEIEKITEEVTRLQNLMKNEFAQTAYKSAEVSQNISSLKPLIEAEKLRCRELKNKCQLVEKQLSNVQTPRVRLSNEKNGSGRRFKNSV is encoded by the coding sequence ATGGATCTGCTTAAAATACTGGATACGAAACCTGTCCCAGCGATCGTCGATGCCCGAACTTTAGGTATTGCTGATGACACTTCTGGTGACTATTGGCTACCAACTACGATGTCATTGTATCAGAAGGAGCTGACGGACCAGATTGTCTCCTTACACTACTCCGACATTCTGAGATATTTTGAAACAAATGACTATAAAGAGGACGTTATAGTGGAGTCGATGAAGACTATGTGCTTGAACAGTGCATATGTCGCTACACATCCTTGCCTCTTGATTGACCATTGTATGccaaaatctctgataaCTAAAGATATTCCCAATCATCTGGCCGAGATGAGCGGTAAATTTGCAGCTCTACGggatttgatcaatttaGTTCAAGAATATGAAACTAATACAGCGATTATCTGTAGGCCAGGTCGAACCATGGACCTTTTGGAAGCCTTGCTCCTTGGGAACAAAGTTTGCATCAAGCGCTACGATAACCATTCAGTGAAATCGAAACAGCGGCCGCGTTCATTCCCCTGTACTTGTCATTTATTCCCGTCAAGTGGTCTGAAACTAGAtaaaaattcattcaaaGCATCAGGAATATTTGATATGCTAATCTGCCTCGACCCCACAGTGAATACCGAACAGGAAGAGGTAGACCGTATATTGCGGCACGAAAGAAATCCGAAAAGTGAAGAAGCAGTTGCCCCAATTGTAAGGTTAGTCACAATTAACTCTGTTGATCATTGTGAACTGTACTTTGGAAGATTATATGATAAAAAATCTCGAGAGTTCCTGGAGAGCGTTACCGCGGCAGTAGTTGTTTTAAGAGATAGAGTGGGTACTCTTCCGCCCGATCTGAGGCCGATATACTCTCAGAATTTGCGATATCTGGTAGAATGGCTTGAAAACCCTAGTATATCATGGCCGCTACCCAGCGTCTACCGTATCAAGAAGTATACTCCCCTGGATGTGGAGAGGTCACTGCTAACCGAGGTACATTATAGCCAAATTGAGGATGAGCTAGAGGCTGCTTTTTCTAATGTTAGGAAGCGTGGGCGGACTAAAattgagaaggaagctTCTCAAAGCGCAGAGATTAATTCCTATTATTTATCGAAGAGGCTAAATAAAGATTACACGACAAACCCTTCGAAGCAAGACATGGCCAAACTAACGGGTATATCAACTGCAAATAAGAGTTCGCAAGCTGGTTATCATTTGTCAAGTGGTATGCTTACACATCGATTGATTCAATCAATGGGTCAAACTTACGTGTTCCTTAATAATCTGATGAAAGAACATAACAGTTATGATAGAATGAATGATATACAGGAGGAACACAAAAGTTTGTTGGAGAAAGAGGTCGGTACTATGGACGAGAAATTGTCCGGGGCCATCGGTaaacaacaagaaaacaTCTCAAAGTCGGAGGCAACTGATAAATCGAACCTTGAAAAGCATCAGTCGATACAGCGATATGAAGCCGATATGGAAATACTTATGAATCAATTGGACTCGAAAAGAGACAGGTACTCGGAATTGAAGCAACTTTTTCTACGACATAGCGATCTGCAAGAAAGGATCAACCGAGAGAAAGgtttttcattatcaaaagaTGCTGAGAAGGAGTATACATCGAAGGAGTGTGAACGAGCGGACCAATCAGTCAAGGAAAGCGCTAATGAGATAGAAAAAATAACTGAAGAAGTAACAAgacttcaaaatttgatgaaaaatgaatTTGCTCAGACTGCATATAAAAGCGCagaagtttctcaaaacaTATCATCACTAAAACCTTTGATTGAAGCGGAAAAATTACGTTGTCGAGAACTGAAAAACAAGTGTCAGTTAGTGGAAAAACAGTTAAGTAACGTTCAAACGCCTAGAGTACGTCTCTCGAACGAAAAAAATGGCTCAGGAAGGCGCTTCAAAAACTCAGTTTGA